The Flavobacteriales bacterium genome has a window encoding:
- a CDS encoding phosphatase PAP2 family protein produces the protein MPSFLISGGVYIHHTSGQLSRYNLQQKILTRYPNSQTHLDDYLPFIPIGQMYLGKALGMKSKNNYFNQSKQLFFSQFFTSILTHTLKRTTQVTRPDQTPHAFPSGHTSMAFSSASTLFYEYKTHHPVYAYSGFIFASATGGLRVLNNRHWVSDVLVGAGIAILTTHLVYHFEPLKNWNPFNKNNNTSTRNFY, from the coding sequence GTGCCCAGTTTTCTAATTTCTGGAGGAGTATACATCCATCATACATCCGGTCAACTTAGTCGATATAACCTTCAACAAAAAATACTGACACGATATCCTAACTCTCAAACGCATTTAGACGATTATTTACCTTTTATTCCAATTGGACAAATGTATTTGGGGAAAGCACTTGGAATGAAAAGTAAAAACAATTATTTTAACCAAAGTAAACAATTATTTTTTTCTCAATTCTTTACTTCTATCCTAACCCACACTTTAAAACGTACCACTCAAGTTACACGACCAGATCAAACCCCTCATGCTTTTCCTTCTGGACATACCTCTATGGCTTTTTCTTCTGCCTCAACGTTATTTTATGAATACAAAACACATCATCCTGTTTATGCCTATTCAGGCTTTATTTTTGCAAGTGCTACTGGTGGACTAAGAGTATTGAATAATCGACATTGGGTTTCTGATGTATTGGTTGGCGCAGGTATAGCGATATTAACGACTCATTTAGTCTATCATTTTGAGCCTTTAAAAAATTGGAACCCTTTTAATAAAAATAACAATACATCAACTAGAAACTTTTATTAA